A region of Paraburkholderia sp. BL23I1N1 DNA encodes the following proteins:
- a CDS encoding HDOD domain-containing protein, translating into MVKAAVLDRLWTRMSERGDFPMLSQSLRTTMAAMNNDDLDFTGLVQVVLSDFALTQKVLRLANSAMYMAFGGNITTVSRALMVLGMDAVGHLVVGLKIVDHFHHSAPRRIDAKLELNRTLLSGCVARKLTERGDLRAGEEAVVCTLMRQIGKLLVVFYLDAEWDQIRRHIEDGTLETDACILVLGVTFDEIGAEAAVRWRLPDMIRSGMGEFDPLDVEQPRQVQWLRAITNYSTAVADVLTQQNMPDWEREERIAELARQYSHALNTDPEVLHEMSVALAREEGGDGVMREIVELRANADAIAREALDPEARIAAGVGDLRGLPDGSALAPALALAAETVLAALGFARTVVFVKHSNGTFKARLGLGPKIDAALPTLSFNTAFEPDVFHLAIANSVGIFIENARDPKMVARLPEWFRRSFDDARAFVLLPVVDETDQTVALLYGDWSHTQEPRRISQKEMSALNELAKELGRFFGLGQMQEMETM; encoded by the coding sequence GTCGTGTTGTCGGACTTCGCGTTGACGCAAAAAGTGTTGCGGCTGGCCAATTCGGCCATGTACATGGCGTTCGGCGGCAATATCACCACCGTCTCGCGCGCGTTGATGGTGCTCGGCATGGATGCGGTCGGCCATCTGGTGGTCGGCCTGAAAATCGTCGATCACTTTCATCACAGCGCGCCGCGCCGCATCGACGCGAAACTCGAATTGAACCGCACGCTGTTGTCGGGCTGCGTCGCGCGCAAGCTGACCGAGCGCGGCGATCTGCGCGCCGGCGAAGAAGCCGTGGTCTGCACGCTGATGCGGCAGATCGGCAAGCTGCTGGTGGTGTTCTACCTCGACGCCGAATGGGATCAGATCCGTCGGCATATCGAAGACGGCACGCTCGAAACCGATGCCTGCATCCTGGTGCTCGGCGTCACGTTCGACGAAATCGGCGCCGAGGCCGCGGTGCGCTGGCGCTTGCCCGACATGATCCGCTCCGGCATGGGCGAGTTCGACCCGCTGGATGTCGAACAGCCGCGCCAGGTGCAGTGGCTGCGCGCCATCACCAACTATTCGACGGCGGTCGCCGACGTGCTGACCCAGCAGAACATGCCGGACTGGGAGCGCGAGGAACGCATCGCCGAACTGGCGCGGCAATACAGCCACGCGCTGAACACCGACCCGGAAGTGCTGCATGAGATGAGCGTCGCGCTTGCCCGCGAAGAAGGCGGCGACGGCGTGATGCGCGAGATCGTCGAGTTGCGCGCCAATGCCGACGCGATCGCGCGCGAGGCACTCGACCCGGAGGCGCGCATCGCCGCAGGGGTGGGCGATCTGCGCGGCCTGCCCGACGGCAGTGCGCTCGCGCCGGCCCTGGCGCTGGCCGCGGAAACCGTGCTGGCGGCGCTCGGCTTTGCGCGCACCGTGGTGTTCGTCAAGCACAGCAACGGCACCTTCAAGGCGCGTCTCGGGCTCGGTCCGAAGATCGACGCGGCGCTGCCGACGCTGTCGTTCAACACCGCGTTCGAGCCCGACGTGTTTCATCTCGCGATAGCGAACTCGGTAGGCATCTTCATCGAGAACGCACGCGACCCGAAGATGGTCGCGCGATTACCGGAATGGTTCCGGCGCTCGTTCGACGATGCCCGCGCCTTTGTGCTGCTGCCAGTCGTCGACGAAACCGATCAGACGGTGGCGCTGTTATACGGCGACTGGTCTCATACGCAAGAGCCACGCCGGATATCGCAGAAGGAAATGAGCGCGTTGAATGAACTGGCCAAGGAGTTAGGACGTTTTTTCGGCTTGGGGCAGATGCAGGAAATGGAGACGATGTGA
- a CDS encoding EAL and HDOD domain-containing protein yields MTTIAIEHPGQTGAADDAQLNVSFARQPILNRDGMLCGYEIKVRAPHVPAGAESDAGTAAAVHPPADQDANADASPGRAPEPAQRVARAVLRGLMQGNVRGALTGHPAYVDVSREMLFDDSILYLPTDRFMFELSPSIQVDDALIARIVQLHGRRYRFVLDEVTQPDETFAKLLPYAEVVKIDFTHAPKALLPKLTGVLKSAGKLLIALGLDAQADFEEAHGLGFDRFQGYFFARAQTSITRRVSAPRHALLNLLQLLSGDPTVAQLEAELKLNPVLVMHLMKLANSSGLAVGHKVTTLREAINATGTNRIARWTQLLLYADGRKVALEDDPLLQLAATRARFMELAIERLPEAGRDEADAAFLTGVFSFVDAVFGGSLESTLNVLTLSRPIQAGILHRQGVLGLLLTAVEALERGAWDELDALCARLQPLTVEEIALLGLAAGAWAGVADRSAEGLERIED; encoded by the coding sequence ATGACCACCATCGCGATCGAGCATCCCGGCCAGACAGGCGCCGCGGACGATGCGCAACTAAACGTGAGCTTCGCGCGTCAGCCGATTCTGAATCGTGACGGCATGCTGTGCGGCTATGAAATCAAAGTGCGCGCGCCGCACGTGCCTGCGGGCGCCGAATCTGACGCAGGCACGGCGGCCGCGGTTCATCCCCCTGCGGATCAGGATGCAAACGCCGATGCCTCGCCGGGCCGCGCGCCCGAGCCGGCGCAACGCGTGGCGCGAGCCGTGCTTCGCGGTCTGATGCAGGGCAATGTTCGCGGTGCGCTCACCGGGCATCCCGCTTACGTCGATGTAAGCCGCGAGATGCTGTTCGACGACTCGATCCTGTATTTGCCCACCGACCGCTTCATGTTCGAACTGTCGCCGTCGATCCAGGTCGACGATGCGCTGATTGCGCGCATCGTTCAACTGCACGGGCGGCGCTATCGCTTCGTACTCGACGAAGTGACGCAGCCCGATGAAACGTTTGCGAAGCTGCTGCCCTACGCGGAAGTGGTCAAGATCGATTTCACGCACGCGCCGAAAGCGCTGTTGCCCAAATTGACGGGCGTGCTCAAATCGGCGGGCAAGCTGTTGATCGCACTGGGGCTCGATGCGCAGGCGGATTTCGAGGAGGCGCATGGTCTCGGTTTCGACCGTTTCCAGGGTTACTTCTTCGCGCGTGCGCAGACGTCGATAACGCGGCGCGTCAGTGCGCCGCGGCATGCACTACTGAACCTGCTGCAACTGTTGTCGGGCGACCCGACCGTCGCGCAACTCGAAGCCGAACTCAAGCTGAACCCGGTGCTGGTGATGCATCTGATGAAGCTCGCGAATTCGAGCGGCCTCGCAGTCGGCCACAAGGTGACGACGCTGCGCGAAGCGATCAACGCGACCGGTACGAACCGGATCGCACGCTGGACGCAATTGCTGTTGTACGCGGACGGCCGCAAGGTCGCGCTCGAGGACGATCCTCTACTGCAACTCGCGGCGACCCGGGCGCGTTTCATGGAACTGGCGATCGAACGCTTGCCTGAAGCCGGGCGCGACGAAGCCGATGCGGCGTTTCTGACCGGCGTGTTTTCGTTTGTCGATGCCGTGTTCGGCGGTTCGCTCGAAAGCACGTTGAATGTGCTGACGCTGTCGCGGCCGATTCAGGCGGGTATCTTGCACCGGCAGGGCGTGCTGGGCTTGCTGCTGACGGCGGTCGAAGCGCTCGAGCGTGGGGCGTGGGATGAACTCGATGCCTTGTGCGCGCGCTTGCAGCCTTTGACGGTGGAAGAGATCGCGCTGCTGGGGTTGGCGGCGGGTGCGTGGGCCGGGGTGGCGGATCGGAGCGCGGAGGGGTTGGAGCGGATTGAGGATTGA